In Sulfitobacter albidus, the following proteins share a genomic window:
- a CDS encoding 2-dehydropantoate 2-reductase — translation MENKRIAIVGVGAIGGFVAGQLIAAGRDVVLIARGMRAQELAAHGLRLTDYDGLDRAVSSDALRVTDMAGGLAGAGVVLVCVKTADTAPVAAQIAAHALPTATVVSLQNGVQGAERLRAALPGHRVLAGIVPFNVVPKGAGQWHRASSGDSVIGPDGADVAALLSVPGLSVGNDARIEARQWGKLLINLGNAVNALSGMPLLAQLMDHDWRRLMADQMAEALTVLRAQDLPVTSMTPLPAGLVPHVLRLPTPLFRRIAAQMLTIDPDARSSMAQDVAAGRPTEIDALQGEIIARGRAAGVATPLNCAVRAAIKRVEEGGALPKGPAELRR, via the coding sequence TTGGAAAATAAACGCATCGCGATTGTCGGCGTTGGGGCCATCGGCGGCTTTGTCGCGGGGCAGCTGATCGCGGCGGGCCGCGACGTGGTGCTGATAGCGCGGGGCATGCGCGCGCAGGAGCTGGCGGCCCACGGGCTGCGGTTGACAGACTACGACGGGCTCGACCGCGCGGTTTCGTCGGACGCATTAAGGGTGACGGACATGGCGGGCGGGCTCGCCGGTGCGGGCGTTGTCCTTGTCTGCGTCAAGACGGCGGATACCGCACCCGTTGCCGCGCAGATCGCGGCCCACGCGCTGCCAACGGCCACGGTGGTGAGCCTGCAAAACGGGGTACAGGGGGCCGAGCGGCTGCGCGCGGCGCTGCCCGGTCACCGGGTTCTGGCGGGGATCGTGCCGTTCAATGTGGTGCCCAAAGGGGCGGGCCAATGGCACCGCGCAAGCTCGGGCGATAGTGTGATCGGCCCCGATGGCGCGGATGTTGCCGCGCTGCTGAGCGTGCCCGGTCTGAGCGTTGGGAACGACGCGCGCATCGAAGCCCGCCAATGGGGCAAGTTGTTGATCAATCTCGGCAATGCGGTCAACGCGCTCAGCGGGATGCCCTTGTTGGCGCAGCTGATGGACCACGACTGGCGCCGCCTGATGGCCGACCAGATGGCCGAGGCGCTGACGGTGCTGCGCGCGCAAGACCTGCCCGTCACCTCGATGACACCGCTGCCCGCGGGGCTGGTGCCGCATGTGCTGCGTTTGCCGACGCCCTTGTTTCGCCGGATCGCGGCGCAGATGCTGACGATTGATCCGGATGCCCGCAGTTCCATGGCGCAGGATGTGGCGGCGGGCCGTCCGACCGAAATCGACGCGCTGCAGGGTGAGATCATCGCGCGCGGGCGTGCCGCGGGCGTCGCAACGCCGCTCAATTGCGCCGTGCGCGCGGCGATCAAGCGGGTAGAGGAGGGGGGCGCGCTGCCGAAGGGGCCTGCAGAGCTCAGGCGTTAG
- a CDS encoding aspartate aminotransferase family protein — protein MISSVLPTYSRAPLSFVSGSGSWLVEADGRRFLDLGAGIAVNALGHAHPALTKALSDQAGALWHTSNLYEIPQQRALADRLVDLTFADTVFFTNSGTEACELAVKMARKYHFERGAPERVEIITFLGSFHGRSSAGIAAAGSEKMTHGFGPLLPGFTHLEFGDHDALNAALTDKTCAVMVEPVQGEGGIRPLPDACLKGLRDLCDAHGVLMILDEVQCGVARTGKLFAHEWAGITPDIMMVAKGIGGGFPLGAVLATEEAASGMTAGTHGSTYGGNPLGCAVGLAVLDHVAEPGFLDEVSRKAGLLRQRLEGLVAAHPDVFDHVRGSGLMLGLKCKIAPADLVNAAYAQELITVPAADNVVRLLPPLTITDDEIAQAVDRLDRAAASLS, from the coding sequence ATGATCTCTTCCGTTCTGCCCACGTATTCCCGCGCTCCGCTGAGCTTTGTCTCCGGCAGCGGTTCCTGGCTGGTGGAAGCGGACGGGCGACGTTTTCTCGATCTCGGTGCCGGGATAGCGGTCAACGCGCTGGGCCACGCGCATCCGGCGCTGACCAAGGCGCTGAGCGACCAGGCGGGCGCGCTTTGGCACACCTCCAACCTCTACGAGATCCCGCAACAGCGCGCCTTGGCCGACCGGCTGGTGGATCTGACCTTCGCCGACACGGTATTTTTCACCAATTCGGGCACAGAGGCCTGCGAGTTGGCGGTGAAAATGGCGCGCAAATATCACTTTGAACGCGGCGCGCCCGAGCGGGTCGAGATCATCACCTTTTTGGGGTCCTTCCACGGACGCTCCTCCGCCGGGATCGCAGCGGCCGGGTCGGAGAAGATGACCCACGGGTTCGGCCCGCTGCTGCCGGGCTTTACCCACCTGGAATTCGGCGATCACGACGCGCTGAACGCGGCCCTAACCGACAAGACCTGCGCGGTTATGGTGGAGCCGGTGCAGGGCGAAGGCGGCATCCGCCCGCTGCCCGACGCTTGCCTGAAGGGGCTGCGCGATCTGTGCGACGCGCATGGCGTGCTGATGATCCTCGACGAGGTGCAATGCGGTGTTGCGCGCACGGGCAAGCTTTTTGCCCATGAATGGGCCGGGATCACGCCCGATATCATGATGGTGGCAAAGGGCATCGGCGGGGGCTTTCCGCTCGGCGCCGTACTGGCCACCGAAGAGGCGGCCAGCGGTATGACCGCGGGCACCCATGGCTCCACCTACGGCGGCAACCCGCTGGGCTGCGCGGTGGGGCTGGCAGTACTGGATCATGTGGCCGAGCCGGGGTTTCTCGATGAGGTCAGCCGCAAGGCGGGCCTTTTGCGCCAGCGGCTCGAAGGGCTGGTCGCCGCCCATCCGGACGTGTTCGATCACGTGCGCGGATCCGGGCTGATGCTGGGGCTCAAATGCAAGATCGCTCCCGCTGATCTGGTCAACGCCGCCTACGCGCAGGAGCTCATTACCGTGCCCGCCGCCGACAACGTGGTCCGCCTCCTGCCGCCCCTGACGATCACGGACGATGAGATCGCGCAGGCCGTCGACCGCCTGGACCGCGCGGCCGCATCGCTCAGCTGA
- the argF gene encoding ornithine carbamoyltransferase has protein sequence MNNFLDIHKTTPQDLRAIIDDARTVKAARNGRPKGAPDDSQPLKDHMVALIFEKPSTRTRVSFDVGVRQMGGQTMVLSGADMQLGHGETIADTARVLSRYVDLIMIRTFEEQTLLDMAEYASVPVINGLTNRSHPCQIMADILTFEENNGPIAGKRVVWSGDGNNVFASFAHAAKQFDFELIFTGPEPLDPEPALDGLYTTVRDPNEAVAGADLVVTDTWVSMHDPQSARERRHNQLRGYQVNEALMAKAKPDSLFMHCLPAHREDEATSAVMDGPHSVIFDEAENRLHAQKAIMRYCLGK, from the coding sequence ATGAACAACTTCCTCGATATCCACAAGACCACCCCCCAGGACCTGCGCGCGATCATCGACGATGCCCGCACCGTCAAGGCCGCGCGCAATGGCCGCCCGAAGGGGGCGCCGGACGATAGCCAGCCGCTGAAAGATCACATGGTCGCGTTGATCTTTGAAAAGCCTTCCACCCGCACGCGGGTGTCCTTCGATGTGGGCGTGCGGCAGATGGGCGGGCAGACGATGGTGCTGTCGGGCGCCGACATGCAGCTGGGCCACGGGGAGACCATTGCGGATACCGCGCGGGTGCTGAGCCGCTACGTCGATCTGATCATGATCCGTACGTTCGAGGAACAGACGTTGCTCGACATGGCCGAATACGCCTCCGTGCCGGTCATCAACGGGCTGACCAACCGCTCGCATCCCTGCCAGATCATGGCCGATATCCTGACCTTCGAGGAGAACAACGGCCCCATCGCAGGCAAGCGTGTCGTCTGGTCGGGCGATGGCAACAACGTCTTTGCGAGCTTCGCCCACGCGGCCAAGCAGTTCGATTTCGAGCTGATCTTTACCGGACCGGAACCGCTCGATCCCGAACCCGCCCTCGACGGGCTCTATACAACCGTGCGCGACCCCAACGAGGCAGTGGCGGGGGCGGATCTGGTGGTAACGGACACCTGGGTGTCGATGCATGATCCGCAATCCGCACGGGAGCGGCGCCACAACCAGCTGCGCGGCTATCAGGTCAACGAGGCGCTGATGGCGAAGGCCAAGCCGGACAGCCTGTTCATGCACTGCCTGCCCGCGCACCGCGAGGATGAGGCGACAAGTGCCGTGATGGACGGCCCCCATTCGGTGATCTTTGACGAGGCTGAAAACCGTCTGCACGCGCAAAAGGCGATCATGCGCTACTGCCTTGGAAAATAA
- a CDS encoding DMT family transporter: protein MFTAPPQNNLHAAFLITLATAFIAATTLMAKALGTDTLGPALPALQISHGRFLFAFLTLGAVAAVLRPSFGPVHWRLHLGRTSLGWGGVTLMFASVAFIPLSDATAISFLNPVFAMMLAIPLLGERVGAIRWSAAALALLGAVILLRPTAASFQPAALLALGAALLMGLELIFIKKLSGREKPFQILLVNNMIGLTIASAAVVPVWQVPTGGQWLCLAALGVCMALAQTCFVNAMARADASFVAPFSYSTLIFAAILDALFFNVLPDAVSVVGAATILAGALALALREARLRKHPRPPDARA from the coding sequence ATGTTCACCGCCCCTCCGCAAAACAATCTGCACGCCGCGTTTCTGATCACGCTTGCCACTGCCTTTATCGCCGCGACGACATTGATGGCAAAGGCGCTGGGGACAGACACCCTTGGCCCTGCCTTGCCCGCCCTGCAAATCAGCCACGGGCGGTTCCTGTTTGCTTTCCTCACGCTCGGTGCCGTGGCGGCGGTGTTGCGCCCATCGTTCGGGCCGGTGCATTGGCGCCTGCATCTGGGGCGCACGAGCCTGGGATGGGGCGGGGTCACGCTGATGTTCGCCTCGGTGGCGTTCATCCCGTTGTCGGATGCCACGGCGATTTCCTTCCTCAATCCGGTCTTTGCGATGATGCTCGCCATTCCGCTGCTCGGAGAGCGGGTGGGCGCGATCCGCTGGTCCGCTGCCGCCCTCGCGCTTCTGGGTGCGGTGATCCTGCTGCGCCCCACTGCGGCCAGTTTTCAGCCGGCAGCCCTTTTGGCGCTCGGCGCGGCGCTGCTGATGGGGCTTGAGCTGATCTTCATCAAAAAGCTCAGCGGGCGGGAGAAGCCGTTCCAGATTCTGCTGGTCAACAACATGATCGGGCTGACCATTGCGAGCGCCGCGGTGGTCCCGGTCTGGCAGGTGCCGACCGGGGGGCAATGGCTGTGTCTGGCGGCGCTTGGGGTGTGCATGGCGCTGGCGCAAACCTGTTTTGTCAATGCCATGGCGCGGGCGGATGCCAGTTTCGTGGCGCCCTTCAGCTACAGCACGCTGATCTTTGCCGCGATCCTCGACGCGCTGTTTTTCAACGTGCTGCCCGATGCGGTCAGCGTTGTGGGGGCGGCGACGATCCTTGCGGGGGCGCTGGCCCTCGCGCTGCGCGAGGCGCGGCTGCGAAAGCACCCCCGCCCGCCCGACGCACGGGCGTGA
- a CDS encoding NUDIX hydrolase, whose protein sequence is MLRPFQRPDRTPQVGALCLRARKGGAQVLLITSRDTGRWIIPKGWPMDGLSDARAAQQEAWEEAGVREGRVSAAPVGSFPYDKRKSDNRVIPVDVAVYRIEVDAMADDFPEANERTRRWVSPTQAAEMVDEPELAALLRGLEGQGPNA, encoded by the coding sequence TTGCTCCGGCCCTTCCAGCGCCCCGACCGCACCCCGCAAGTTGGTGCGCTCTGCCTGCGCGCGCGAAAGGGCGGCGCACAGGTTTTGCTGATCACCAGCCGCGACACCGGGCGCTGGATCATCCCCAAGGGATGGCCGATGGACGGGCTCAGCGATGCGCGCGCGGCCCAGCAAGAGGCGTGGGAAGAGGCCGGCGTGCGCGAGGGCCGTGTCTCCGCAGCCCCCGTGGGCAGCTTTCCCTACGACAAGCGCAAATCCGACAACCGCGTCATCCCGGTCGATGTCGCGGTTTACCGGATCGAGGTGGACGCGATGGCCGACGACTTCCCCGAAGCGAATGAGCGCACGCGGCGCTGGGTGTCGCCCACACAAGCCGCAGAGATGGTCGATGAACCGGAACTCGCCGCGCTCCTGCGCGGCCTTGAGGGTCAGGGCCCTAACGCCTGA
- a CDS encoding surface lipoprotein assembly modifier — MLVGATASAQQDDPRWTRATQHMQQGAPAAALPDLEALVRAYPAEVTYRLELALALFRLERDRRAAYHFKQAQGARLSAQRAAAVRDYLARIDARKRVHLRFSIAAVPASNAGKRTSANSVTAAGLTIPLEDDQRAQSATGLEIAGGVTWLPRLTPRLQASLSLDTLIRHYDEKPLRELHLTGRAGLRFALRDSTFIEGGVLAGRQFLGEDAYADRRGVYGAYLTPLGGRAYGRLGVQHYRETYLDFTGATGDRTLVDAAVNYALGPRTLLRFSGYVQRTDARSDLQSGWKQGVSAGMTYAFDGGLVTLADLSLARDKRDGVGAITGVARRDITLGVSAQAYHSTIRVGPFTPVLKLGWEDNRSNREINSYSNTSISIGLRSVF; from the coding sequence CGCCAGCGCGCAGCAGGACGATCCCCGCTGGACCCGTGCCACGCAGCACATGCAACAGGGGGCGCCCGCCGCGGCCCTGCCCGATCTCGAAGCGCTGGTGCGCGCCTATCCGGCCGAGGTCACCTACCGGCTTGAGCTGGCGTTGGCGCTCTTCCGGCTCGAACGCGACCGGCGCGCGGCCTATCATTTCAAGCAGGCTCAGGGCGCGCGGCTGAGCGCACAGCGCGCCGCCGCCGTGCGCGACTATCTTGCGCGGATCGATGCGCGCAAACGGGTGCATCTGCGCTTTTCCATCGCCGCCGTACCCGCCTCCAACGCGGGCAAGCGCACCAGCGCCAACAGCGTCACCGCCGCGGGCCTGACGATCCCGCTTGAGGATGACCAGCGCGCGCAATCCGCAACCGGGCTGGAGATTGCCGGGGGCGTCACCTGGCTGCCGCGCCTGACGCCGCGTCTGCAGGCGAGCCTGTCGCTCGATACGCTGATCCGCCACTACGACGAAAAACCCCTGCGCGAGCTGCATCTGACCGGGCGCGCGGGCCTGCGCTTTGCCCTGCGCGACAGCACCTTTATCGAGGGCGGCGTGCTGGCCGGGCGTCAGTTTCTGGGCGAGGATGCCTATGCCGATCGGCGCGGCGTTTACGGCGCCTATCTGACGCCCCTGGGTGGGCGCGCCTACGGCCGTCTGGGGGTGCAGCATTACCGCGAGACCTACCTTGATTTCACCGGCGCGACGGGGGACCGCACACTGGTCGATGCAGCGGTAAATTACGCGCTGGGTCCGCGCACGCTGCTGCGGTTTTCCGGCTACGTGCAGCGCACCGACGCGCGATCCGATCTGCAATCGGGCTGGAAGCAGGGGGTCAGCGCGGGCATGACATATGCCTTCGACGGCGGGCTCGTAACCCTCGCCGATCTGAGCCTTGCGCGGGACAAGCGCGATGGCGTGGGCGCGATCACGGGGGTGGCGCGGCGCGACATCACACTGGGCGTCAGCGCGCAGGCCTATCATTCGACGATCCGTGTGGGGCCTTTCACACCGGTGCTGAAACTCGGCTGGGAGGACAATCGATCCAACCGCGAGATCAACAGTTATTCCAACACCTCGATCAGCATCGGGCTGCGCAGCGTTTTCTAG